GCACGCCAGAGGAGTGCCGGAAAAGAGAAAGGAAGTATTCGCATGAATGCACTTGTCATCCTGTTGGTCGGTGTTGCATGCCTGGTGGTCGGCTACCTGTTCTATGGTCGCTGGCTGGCCAAGACGTGGGGCGTCGACGACAGCAAATCCACCCCGGCCCATGAGCTGGAAGATGGCCAGGACTACTGCCCCGCAAAGGCCCCTGTCCTGATGGGCCATCACTTCTCCTCCATCGCAGGCGCCGGCCCCATCAACGGCCCCATTCAGGCCGCTGTGTTTGGCTGGCTCCCCGTCCTGCTGTGGGTTGTCATCGGCGGCATCTTTTTCGGCGCCGTCCATGACTTCGGCGCCCTGTTTGCCTCCATCCGCAACAAGGGCCAGTCCATCGGCGAGGTGATTGACGTCAGCATCGGCTCCCGTGCCAAGAAGCTGTTCACCGTGTTCGGCTATCTGGTTCTGGTGCTGGTTGTGGCGGCCTTCGCCTCCATCGTTGCCTCCACCTTCAACGGCTTCAACGCGGAGGGCCAGCAGATCGTGGCCAACGGCCAGACTGCCACCATCTCCCTGCTGTTCATCGTGCTGGCGATCATCTTCGGCTTTTTGGTCTACCGCCGCAACGCGCCTCTGGGCATCTCCACCATCATCGGCATTGTGGGCATCGTAGCCGTTGTGGTCATTGGCTTGAAGTGCCCCATCTATGTGGCCGGAAATGTCTGGATGATTATCCTTGGAATCTACATCCTTGTTGCCTCCGTCACGCCTGTGTGGATTCTGCTGCAGCCCCGTGACTACCTGAGCTCCTTCCTGCTGTACTTCATGATGATCGTGGCCTTTGTGGGTGTCGTCGGCGCTCACCCCAATATCGACATCCCCATGTTCACCGGCTGGGTGGATACGGTCGCTCCCACCGGAACCTCTTTGGGCTCCATGTTCCCCGCCCTGTTCGTAACCATCGCCTGCGGCGCTGTGTCCGGCTTCCACTCCCTTGTTGCCTCCGGCACCACCGCCAAGCAGCTGAACAAGGAGAGCGACGCGCTGCCCATCGCTTACGGCGGCATGCTGATTGAGTCGGCCCTGGCCATTGTCTCCCTGATCGCCGTGGGCTACATCTGGACCTCCTACTCCGCCGGCGAGGTCACCACCCCCACCCAGGTGTTCGCCTCCGGTATCTCCAAGATGGTTGCCACCATCCCCGGTCTGGCCGGTGCGGAGACCACTCTGTACTCCCTGCTGGTCCTGGCTGTGTCCGTGTTCTGCCTGACCTCCTTAGATACCGCCACCCGTCTGGCCCGCTACATGTTCCAGGAGTTCTGGCTGGAAAAGGGCGAGACCTATAAGGATGCCAAGGGCTACAAGGCCGTCCTGTGCAACCCCTATGTGGCCACCGTCATCACCGTGGTGTTGGGCGTCGGCCTGGGCATGACCGGCTATGCCAAGATTTGGCCCCTGTTCGGCGCCGCCAACCAGCTGCTGGCCGCTCTGGCTCTGCTGGCTGTGTGCTGCTGGCTGGGTAACATCGGCAAGAACAACAAGATGTTCTACATCCCCATGTTCTTCATGCTGATCGTCACGCTGTGCTCTTTGTTCATGACCATCAAGAGCAAGGTCGGCCTGATCATGGCCGGCAGCGGCGATGCCGCCGCCTATGCCCAGGGCATCTTAGGCGCGGCCCTGTTCATCCTGGCCATTATCCTGACTGTGGAAGGCGTGGGCGCGCTGTCCAAGCAGGGCAAGACCAAGGCTGCCAAGTAAATTGCCGCGTAAAAGACGCGGGGACGAAAGTCCCCGCGTCTTTTTTATTGCGGACGCCGCTCCGGAAGCCGCCCGTCATGCTTAAGAGGATGGGTGACGTTTTCTACAAAAATGCACCGCAAAAATTAAACAAAACCGCAATTGACATCGGATCACGAAAGCAGTATCATGACATCAGACAACGTAAATAGTAGTCTTACAATTAACGGGAGAATCCGGCGGGAGGAAGTGAATGGAGATGGAGATGGCAAGGATACTGGCGGAGAAGCGGCGCATTTTTGTCACAGGCCACTACGGCAGCGGAAAGACGGAGTTTGCCGTGAATCTTGCTCTGGCCATAGCCGGCACAGGCTGTAGGACGGCGCTGGCGGACCTGGACATCGTCAATCCCTATTTTCGCTCCAGAGAGCGGAGGGAGATGCTGGAGCAGAGGAACATCCGGCTGATCGCTACTTCCCAGGCCTGTACGGACGCGGATGTGCCCGCGCTGCCGGCGGATCTCTTCACCACCTTTCAAGACCCGGATTTGGTGAGCGTGTACGATGTGGGCGGCGACCCGGCGGGAGCAAGGGTGCTGGCCCGGTTTGCACCGCAGATCAACACGCTGGACCACGAAATGCTGTGTGTGGTCAACGCCAACCGGCCCCAGACCGCCACAGCCCAGGCGGCGACGGCGTATCTGCGCGGTATTGAGGCGGCCAGCGGCGTGGCTGTCACCGCCCTGGTGGACAACACGCACCTGTGCCGGGAAACCGGGGAGCGGGACCTTGAAAAGGGAAGGGAGCTGATCCGGCAGGTGTCGGAGATGACCGGACTGCCGATCCTCTGCCACGTGGTGGAACGGAAGATGGCCGACGGGTCGGCGGATCAGTTTCCCATTGAGATCTATATGAAAAAACCTTGGGAGTAAATCAGGCAACAGAAAGGGAGGCTCAACCATGACTGCGAAAGTGACATTTGACCAGGAGCGCTGCAAGGGCTGCGAGCTGTGCACCTCCGTCTGCCCCAAGCACATTGTGGCCATTGACCAGACGGTGATCAACTGCAAGGGCTACCATCCGGCCGC
This window of the Dysosmobacter acutus genome carries:
- a CDS encoding 4Fe-4S binding protein, translating into MTAKVTFDQERCKGCELCTSVCPKHIVAIDQTVINCKGYHPAAVTDITECIACASCAKICPDSVITVEKV
- a CDS encoding carbon starvation protein A produces the protein MNALVILLVGVACLVVGYLFYGRWLAKTWGVDDSKSTPAHELEDGQDYCPAKAPVLMGHHFSSIAGAGPINGPIQAAVFGWLPVLLWVVIGGIFFGAVHDFGALFASIRNKGQSIGEVIDVSIGSRAKKLFTVFGYLVLVLVVAAFASIVASTFNGFNAEGQQIVANGQTATISLLFIVLAIIFGFLVYRRNAPLGISTIIGIVGIVAVVVIGLKCPIYVAGNVWMIILGIYILVASVTPVWILLQPRDYLSSFLLYFMMIVAFVGVVGAHPNIDIPMFTGWVDTVAPTGTSLGSMFPALFVTIACGAVSGFHSLVASGTTAKQLNKESDALPIAYGGMLIESALAIVSLIAVGYIWTSYSAGEVTTPTQVFASGISKMVATIPGLAGAETTLYSLLVLAVSVFCLTSLDTATRLARYMFQEFWLEKGETYKDAKGYKAVLCNPYVATVITVVLGVGLGMTGYAKIWPLFGAANQLLAALALLAVCCWLGNIGKNNKMFYIPMFFMLIVTLCSLFMTIKSKVGLIMAGSGDAAAYAQGILGAALFILAIILTVEGVGALSKQGKTKAAK